In Thermococcus zilligii AN1, a genomic segment contains:
- a CDS encoding ABC transporter ATP-binding protein → MTTNVLEVRNLKMYYFTNKGTVKAVDDISFDLKKGEVLGLAGESGCGKSSLGFTLLGMPTPPGKIVDGSIKIEGREIVGLPEDVLRREIRWQKISMIFQGAMNALNPVYTVGYQMIEPILYHTDMSREEALERAQKYLELVGLDPEIVYRYPHELSGGMKQRVVIAMALLMEPSVVIADEPTTALDVVVQAQIINLLKQLKKKLNLSMIFITHDLSILAEVSDRLAIMYAGKIIEIGDSEKIYYEPAHPYTQKLLAAIPRLHEDVEKLEFIPGQPPNLINPPKGCRFHPRCPYAMDVCRQQEPELKEIDKDHYAACWLL, encoded by the coding sequence ATGACAACCAATGTGCTTGAGGTTAGGAATCTGAAGATGTATTACTTCACCAACAAGGGCACCGTTAAGGCCGTTGACGACATCAGCTTTGACCTCAAGAAGGGTGAAGTGCTGGGACTTGCCGGCGAAAGCGGGTGTGGCAAGTCCTCCCTTGGCTTTACCCTTTTGGGTATGCCAACTCCTCCAGGAAAGATCGTTGACGGCAGCATAAAAATCGAGGGAAGGGAGATAGTAGGTCTCCCGGAAGATGTCCTCAGAAGGGAAATCCGCTGGCAGAAGATATCGATGATATTCCAGGGTGCAATGAACGCCCTCAACCCGGTTTATACCGTTGGCTATCAAATGATAGAGCCCATCCTGTACCACACGGACATGAGCAGGGAAGAGGCACTCGAGAGGGCCCAGAAGTATCTTGAACTGGTTGGTCTTGATCCCGAGATAGTCTATCGTTACCCCCACGAATTGAGCGGGGGTATGAAGCAGCGCGTCGTTATAGCAATGGCCCTGCTTATGGAACCCAGCGTCGTCATAGCAGACGAGCCTACCACCGCCCTTGACGTCGTTGTCCAGGCTCAGATCATTAACCTCCTGAAGCAACTCAAAAAGAAGCTCAACCTCTCGATGATCTTCATTACCCACGACCTCAGCATCCTCGCAGAGGTAAGTGACAGGTTGGCCATAATGTACGCCGGTAAGATCATCGAGATAGGGGACAGTGAGAAGATCTACTATGAGCCGGCTCATCCGTACACCCAGAAGCTCCTCGCGGCCATACCGAGGCTTCACGAGGACGTTGAGAAGCTCGAGTTCATCCCTGGACAGCCGCCCAACCTCATTAACCCGCCGAAGGGATGCCGCTTCCACCCGAGGTGTCCCTACGCTATGGACGTTTGCCGCCAGCAGGAACCCGAGCTGAAGGAAATTGATAAAGACCACTACGCTGCATGCTGGCTGCTGTGA
- the priS gene encoding DNA primase catalytic subunit PriS — MSELFREATPEERREYYTKEWSAKKLPDFIVESLEKREFGFDHTGEGPSDRKNTFSDIRDLEDYVRATSPYAIFSSVALYEDPREMGGWIGAELVFDIDAKDLPLRRCLQVHPSGQVCPVCLEDAKELAKDTLVILKEDFGLEEVHVVYSGRGYHIRILDDWAMNLDHKAREKILAYVSAAEEITFEDLQSRRIMLSSGYFRVFRLRFGYFIRRINENHLRNIGFRKNQVESLLEKREELYEGFVRNALLTAFPQGIGQRGILKLFALSSTFSKAYFDGKVTIDVKRILRVPSSLHSKVGFVATYIGQDESKLEKFDPFKDAVPGFRREEVREAYRQWAEEQGMGYEREG; from the coding sequence GTGAGCGAGCTCTTTAGGGAAGCAACGCCCGAGGAGAGAAGGGAGTACTACACAAAAGAATGGAGCGCGAAGAAACTGCCAGACTTTATTGTGGAGAGCCTGGAGAAGAGAGAGTTCGGTTTTGATCACACCGGCGAGGGGCCGAGCGACAGGAAAAACACCTTTTCAGACATAAGGGATCTGGAGGATTACGTCAGAGCAACGTCCCCCTACGCGATTTTCTCCAGCGTCGCCCTGTACGAGGATCCGCGGGAAATGGGGGGCTGGATTGGGGCGGAGTTGGTGTTTGACATAGATGCAAAAGACCTCCCCCTGAGGAGGTGCCTGCAGGTTCACCCCTCGGGCCAGGTTTGTCCGGTGTGCCTCGAAGACGCCAAAGAACTGGCAAAGGACACGCTGGTAATTCTGAAGGAGGACTTTGGGCTCGAGGAAGTTCATGTCGTCTACTCGGGGAGGGGATATCACATCCGCATTCTGGACGACTGGGCCATGAACCTGGACCATAAGGCAAGGGAGAAAATTCTTGCGTACGTTAGCGCCGCCGAAGAGATAACCTTTGAGGATCTTCAAAGCAGGAGAATAATGCTCTCAAGCGGCTATTTTAGGGTGTTCCGACTGAGGTTTGGGTATTTCATAAGAAGGATAAACGAAAACCACCTGAGAAACATCGGCTTCAGAAAAAACCAAGTTGAAAGCCTTCTCGAAAAAAGAGAAGAACTGTATGAGGGGTTCGTTAGAAATGCCCTTCTCACGGCTTTTCCGCAGGGGATAGGGCAGAGAGGGATTCTAAAACTCTTCGCGTTGTCAAGCACCTTTTCCAAGGCATACTTTGATGGAAAGGTCACAATAGACGTAAAGAGAATTCTAAGGGTGCCATCCAGTCTTCACTCAAAAGTCGGCTTCGTGGCCACTTACATAGGTCAGGATGAGAGTAAACTGGAAAAGTTCGACCCGTTTAAAGATGCCGTCCCCGGGTTCCGGCGGGAGGAAGTGAGGGAAGCCTACCGGCAATGGGCAGAAGAACAGGGGATGGGCTATGAACGGGAGGGTTAA
- a CDS encoding ABC transporter ATP-binding protein yields MAEPILKVENLKKYFPLKRGLVSTLKGEPQRVVHAVDGVSFEVYKQQVFALVGESGCGKSTTGKLIVKLLEPTDGKIYLEGNDVTHIKTRKEILNYRRHVQMIFQDPYSSMNPRFRIFDILEEPLLIHGIGETRAEREELIYKALEMVKITPPEDYVSRFPHMLSGGQRQRVAIARALILNPTFIVADEPVSMLDVSIRAEVLELMKELKEKMGVTYLYITHDMSTARYFADWMAVMYLGRIVEMGPAKRVIDNPLHPYTRALLAAVPEPKPERRNVIKELPIKGEVPSAVNIPPGCRFHPRCIYAQTGLCDVEQPRLIEYEHNHFVECHLVGKY; encoded by the coding sequence ATGGCCGAGCCGATACTTAAAGTTGAGAACCTTAAGAAGTACTTCCCACTTAAGAGGGGCCTTGTGTCTACCCTAAAAGGAGAACCTCAGAGGGTCGTCCACGCAGTAGATGGGGTGAGCTTTGAGGTCTACAAGCAGCAGGTCTTTGCCCTGGTGGGTGAAAGTGGTTGTGGTAAGTCCACCACAGGAAAGCTCATAGTCAAGCTTCTCGAACCCACTGACGGTAAGATATACCTTGAGGGCAACGACGTCACCCACATCAAAACAAGGAAGGAGATACTCAACTACCGCAGGCACGTTCAGATGATATTCCAGGACCCCTACAGTTCAATGAACCCGAGGTTCAGGATATTTGACATCCTCGAGGAGCCGCTTCTCATCCACGGCATCGGTGAGACAAGGGCAGAGCGTGAGGAGCTCATATACAAGGCCCTTGAGATGGTCAAGATAACCCCGCCTGAAGACTACGTCAGCAGATTCCCGCACATGCTCTCCGGTGGCCAGAGACAGCGTGTAGCTATAGCGAGAGCCCTCATCCTGAACCCAACCTTCATCGTTGCAGATGAGCCAGTCTCGATGCTCGACGTGTCAATCCGTGCAGAGGTTCTTGAACTCATGAAGGAGCTGAAGGAGAAGATGGGGGTCACATACCTTTACATCACGCACGACATGTCCACTGCCAGATACTTCGCCGACTGGATGGCGGTCATGTACCTCGGAAGGATAGTCGAGATGGGTCCAGCGAAGCGCGTTATCGACAACCCGCTCCACCCCTACACCAGAGCACTCCTTGCGGCAGTTCCCGAGCCGAAGCCTGAGAGGAGAAACGTTATCAAAGAGCTCCCCATCAAGGGTGAGGTTCCGAGTGCCGTCAATATTCCCCCAGGATGCCGCTTCCACCCGAGATGCATCTATGCCCAGACGGGACTCTGTGATGTGGAGCAGCCCAGACTGATAGAGTACGAGCACAACCACTTCGTCGAGTGCCACCTCGTCGGCAAGTACTAA
- a CDS encoding DMT family transporter, which yields MNGRVKIAASMLIWGSVGVFARFSTLNGLSLAFMRVLMGSAIFFVGYSLKERRWLGKAFSSVRPKLGLVFLLGLALALNWVFFFSAVMHTTIAKATLIYYLAPIIVVLLAGLFLGEDIKGRLPYVGMAFLGLGALMIGLQEKPSPSSGDFIGILFALAGAFFYALVTLLGRYLRDVESAALTFFQLLFATLLLAPLVALRGLSLTPRALGVVGIIALVHTFLALLLYMEGLKEVEAGEAALLSYLDPMSAVIYAFLIFGEVPGVTTAIGGALILLASALDVLRK from the coding sequence ATGAACGGGAGGGTTAAGATAGCAGCTTCCATGCTGATCTGGGGTAGCGTTGGTGTATTCGCGCGTTTTTCAACTCTCAACGGGCTCAGCCTGGCCTTCATGAGGGTGCTTATGGGGAGCGCTATCTTCTTCGTCGGCTACTCCCTGAAGGAGCGCAGATGGCTGGGCAAAGCGTTTTCAAGCGTAAGGCCAAAACTTGGTCTCGTGTTTCTCCTCGGGCTGGCACTGGCCCTGAACTGGGTTTTCTTCTTCTCGGCGGTAATGCACACCACGATAGCCAAGGCTACCCTGATATACTACCTCGCCCCCATCATCGTCGTCCTCCTCGCGGGCCTCTTCCTCGGGGAGGACATTAAGGGGAGGCTCCCCTACGTGGGGATGGCCTTCCTCGGCCTCGGCGCCCTCATGATAGGTCTCCAGGAGAAGCCCTCGCCCTCCAGCGGGGACTTCATCGGAATACTCTTCGCCCTCGCTGGGGCCTTCTTCTACGCCCTGGTCACTCTCCTGGGCAGGTACCTGAGGGACGTTGAAAGCGCCGCCCTGACCTTTTTCCAGCTCCTCTTCGCCACCCTCCTGCTGGCCCCGCTGGTGGCATTGAGGGGCCTCTCGCTAACTCCCCGCGCACTCGGAGTTGTTGGCATAATAGCACTGGTGCACACCTTCCTGGCCCTCCTCCTCTACATGGAAGGGCTGAAGGAAGTCGAGGCCGGGGAAGCGGCACTGCTCAGCTACCTCGACCCTATGAGCGCCGTCATTTATGCCTTCCTCATCTTCGGGGAGGTTCCAGGGGTAACAACGGCAATAGGGGGTGCGCTGATACTCCTTGCCTCGGCCCTCGATGTTCTAAGAAAGTAG
- a CDS encoding ABC transporter permease — MRWVDVKEGIKGFLGEFRREKTGIAGVILLALLVIVALTAPYTTMSDLPEKWKSSAYWEDNPKNVPPTWYNMFTSQKLVPQQVYYMDNLKISHPSDTETVIEADYTFPERYYLGPQGIIIRNINVTINQMWQTPTYSVYLRRPDGRTVVLVKDKPLTSSTTIAVGRDATISANIYAWLVNVTEGKELDPFQAQMDPIVIMNINTLVSTAFAKVEPGMNAESIINNPEPLPGNYKLVLTIKNPAPDQNKVNLTGIKITFLGRSYGRMGTDYLGRDLWSGIIWGSRVSLTIGILVSVLSTIIGLIYGVTSAYLGGHVDEVMMRINEIFASIPSLPILILISATAGHVTLMFIVFLLVLFGWMGIARIARSMALQIKEQTYIEAARALGAGNGRVILKHILPQLLPYAFAVIALSVPGAVISEASLSFLGLGDPTAVTWGQILHDAQARAATIKGYWWWVLPPGLAIALVGLTFVLIGTALDKILNPRLRRL; from the coding sequence ATGAGATGGGTCGATGTCAAAGAGGGGATTAAGGGGTTCCTTGGGGAGTTCAGGAGGGAGAAGACCGGTATAGCCGGCGTCATTCTCCTCGCCCTCCTCGTTATAGTTGCACTCACAGCCCCTTACACCACGATGTCGGACCTCCCGGAGAAGTGGAAGAGCTCTGCTTACTGGGAAGACAACCCGAAGAACGTCCCACCGACCTGGTACAACATGTTCACCTCCCAGAAGCTTGTCCCCCAGCAGGTTTACTACATGGACAACCTCAAGATAAGCCACCCATCTGACACTGAAACCGTCATTGAGGCGGACTACACGTTCCCGGAGCGATACTACCTCGGACCCCAGGGTATTATAATTAGAAACATTAACGTGACGATAAACCAGATGTGGCAGACCCCGACCTACAGCGTTTACCTCAGGAGGCCCGATGGCAGGACTGTTGTCCTCGTTAAGGACAAGCCGCTCACGAGCTCCACCACCATAGCCGTTGGTAGGGACGCCACCATCTCCGCCAACATCTATGCCTGGCTTGTGAACGTGACCGAAGGAAAGGAGCTTGACCCGTTCCAGGCCCAGATGGATCCAATAGTCATCATGAACATTAACACCCTCGTCTCAACAGCCTTCGCCAAAGTTGAGCCCGGAATGAATGCCGAGAGCATCATAAACAATCCGGAGCCCCTTCCGGGTAACTACAAGCTTGTCCTGACCATCAAGAACCCTGCCCCGGACCAGAACAAGGTCAACCTCACGGGGATTAAGATAACATTCCTCGGAAGGAGTTATGGGAGGATGGGCACCGACTACCTTGGAAGAGACCTCTGGTCCGGAATCATCTGGGGTAGCAGGGTCTCCCTTACAATCGGTATACTCGTCTCAGTCCTCAGCACTATAATCGGCCTCATCTATGGAGTCACCAGCGCCTACCTCGGCGGACACGTGGATGAGGTTATGATGCGTATCAACGAGATATTTGCCTCAATACCGAGCCTTCCGATACTCATCCTCATAAGTGCCACTGCCGGACACGTGACCCTGATGTTCATAGTGTTCCTGCTGGTTCTCTTTGGCTGGATGGGAATAGCGAGGATAGCGAGGAGTATGGCACTCCAGATCAAGGAGCAGACCTACATTGAGGCTGCCAGGGCTCTCGGTGCCGGTAACGGGAGGGTAATCCTTAAGCATATCCTTCCGCAGCTGCTGCCGTATGCCTTCGCAGTCATAGCCCTCAGCGTCCCGGGAGCTGTTATCTCCGAGGCTTCCCTGAGCTTCCTCGGTCTCGGTGACCCCACAGCGGTCACGTGGGGACAGATCCTCCACGACGCGCAGGCTAGAGCGGCCACTATCAAAGGATACTGGTGGTGGGTCCTCCCGCCCGGGCTTGCAATAGCTCTCGTCGGCCTCACCTTCGTGCTTATTGGAACTGCCCTGGATAAGATACTCAACCCGAGGCTCAGGAGGCTGTGA
- a CDS encoding ABC transporter permease: MGYLKYLLFRIANAILVLIIVTFVISALFVKVAEESDRARMTDEMMQWERITGQNILKTSGQEAYEKAKAEYEKNLREKYELNLPYWQKVYNKALRTLRLDFGTTKNPLFGTNDVAEIIKVALPRSILLFTTATIIVIILGIFLGVRAANNPGSVFDRGLSIFALLTYSLPMWWTGMMFLLLFAYKLGWFPLSSMFDPSLKGWAYVKDVLWKLVLPIMTYVFVSFGGWAWTTRNIMIGTLQEDFIMAARAKGVPERKVIYGHALRAAAPPIVTMVIFALLGSLGGAIISELVFNYPGMGRLYWVAIEQNETSLLIGLTYFFTVLYLAGVVLADMVYGFLDPRVKVGASANM; encoded by the coding sequence ATGGGGTACCTCAAGTACCTGCTGTTTAGAATTGCAAACGCAATTCTGGTTCTGATTATAGTGACGTTTGTTATCTCTGCTCTCTTCGTGAAAGTCGCAGAGGAGAGCGACCGGGCAAGAATGACCGATGAAATGATGCAATGGGAGAGGATCACCGGGCAGAACATTTTGAAGACCAGTGGTCAGGAAGCCTATGAAAAAGCCAAAGCGGAGTACGAAAAAAACCTGAGAGAAAAGTATGAGCTCAACCTGCCCTACTGGCAGAAGGTGTACAATAAGGCTTTGCGCACGCTTCGGCTGGACTTTGGAACGACCAAGAATCCACTCTTTGGAACCAACGACGTTGCCGAGATCATCAAGGTAGCCCTCCCGCGGAGCATCCTGCTCTTCACCACTGCCACGATAATCGTTATTATACTCGGTATCTTCCTTGGAGTCCGGGCCGCCAACAACCCAGGGAGTGTCTTTGACAGAGGGTTGTCAATATTCGCCCTCCTTACCTACAGCCTGCCGATGTGGTGGACTGGAATGATGTTCCTGCTCCTGTTTGCCTACAAGCTCGGCTGGTTCCCACTGAGCTCGATGTTCGATCCGAGCCTCAAGGGCTGGGCTTACGTTAAAGACGTCCTGTGGAAGCTGGTCCTCCCGATTATGACATACGTCTTCGTTAGCTTCGGCGGCTGGGCCTGGACGACCAGGAACATCATGATCGGCACCCTTCAGGAGGACTTCATCATGGCGGCGAGGGCCAAGGGTGTCCCCGAGCGCAAGGTAATCTACGGCCACGCCCTGCGTGCCGCTGCCCCACCGATAGTCACCATGGTCATCTTTGCCCTCCTCGGATCCCTCGGCGGTGCAATCATCAGCGAGCTTGTCTTTAACTACCCCGGAATGGGAAGGCTCTACTGGGTCGCCATCGAGCAGAACGAGACCAGTCTCCTCATAGGACTCACGTACTTCTTCACCGTGCTCTACCTGGCGGGGGTTGTGCTCGCAGACATGGTCTACGGGTTCCTCGACCCGCGTGTCAAGGTCGGTGCTTCCGCCAACATGTGA
- a CDS encoding EamA family transporter, which produces MRRGYLFVVLAAGMWGTLGIFAKYLDGFGLSTFTMVFYRVLFALALLTVYLRIRDIGFSIKRSRLKFYALYGFFSIFLFYTLYFYTVTISSVSFAVLLLYTAPVYSIILGRLIFGEKLTGEKVLALFLVMTGVVLVNGVNSGFSIKALLFGLLTGFTYALYGVLAKFAVRNEEPEKVLFYTLLFGLFFLLPFTNFSVPAGAVPYLFALAFFPTFLGYILYNHALKEVEISRASIIATVEPVVAITVAFLLFGETLSPGQIIGAALIIGGSIIVHAREKERPKEGALEEGH; this is translated from the coding sequence ATGAGGCGCGGTTACCTTTTTGTTGTTCTGGCCGCAGGCATGTGGGGAACCCTCGGAATATTTGCCAAGTACCTCGATGGTTTTGGTTTGAGCACTTTCACGATGGTATTTTACAGAGTTCTCTTTGCGCTCGCCCTTCTGACGGTGTACCTCAGGATTAGGGACATCGGTTTCTCCATCAAGCGCTCCAGGCTGAAGTTCTATGCTCTCTACGGCTTCTTCAGCATATTCTTATTCTACACCCTCTACTTCTACACGGTCACGATATCTTCCGTCTCGTTTGCCGTCCTCTTGCTCTACACGGCGCCAGTCTACTCGATAATCCTTGGGAGGTTGATCTTCGGAGAAAAGCTGACTGGAGAAAAGGTTCTCGCCCTGTTCCTTGTGATGACGGGCGTCGTTCTCGTCAATGGAGTGAATAGCGGCTTCTCAATTAAGGCCCTCCTCTTTGGCCTCTTGACAGGCTTCACCTACGCCCTTTACGGCGTCCTCGCCAAGTTTGCGGTGAGGAACGAGGAGCCTGAGAAGGTCCTCTTTTACACACTCCTCTTCGGCCTCTTTTTCCTGCTCCCCTTCACGAACTTTAGCGTTCCTGCTGGAGCGGTTCCCTACCTCTTCGCGCTGGCCTTCTTCCCGACGTTCCTCGGCTACATCCTCTACAACCATGCCCTGAAAGAGGTTGAGATTAGCAGGGCGAGCATAATAGCAACCGTTGAACCTGTCGTGGCGATAACGGTTGCGTTCCTCCTCTTTGGGGAGACGCTGAGTCCCGGACAGATAATCGGTGCCGCCCTCATAATCGGCGGTTCCATAATAGTCCATGCCAGAGAGAAAGAGAGGCCGAAAGAGGGGGCCCTTGAGGAGGGTCATTAG
- a CDS encoding DUF61 family protein, which yields MPTAEDLLEREIMEINLHLPRRRVSLYDLLERGIDHVVLRDGSKHYFKASELQYLSSMLDEKEKTSLQLPIILEINTVDRGYFRVRGRVEVKVIEVVLGQFNPLDEKTEVRYPRYLLPKIRKVLPTTTTYAFIVEP from the coding sequence ATGCCAACCGCAGAAGACCTGTTGGAGAGAGAAATAATGGAGATAAACCTCCACCTTCCGAGGCGCAGGGTGAGCCTCTACGACCTCCTGGAAAGGGGCATTGACCACGTTGTGTTGAGGGACGGGAGTAAACACTATTTCAAAGCATCCGAGCTGCAGTATCTCTCCAGTATGCTGGATGAGAAGGAGAAAACGTCCCTCCAGCTCCCGATTATCCTCGAGATCAACACCGTGGACAGGGGCTACTTCCGGGTCAGGGGGAGGGTTGAAGTGAAGGTCATCGAGGTTGTTTTGGGTCAGTTTAATCCCCTGGACGAGAAAACTGAAGTGAGGTATCCCCGCTACCTTCTCCCGAAAATAAGGAAAGTCCTCCCCACCACAACAACCTACGCCTTTATAGTGGAGCCGTGA
- a CDS encoding NAD+ synthase has protein sequence MRGLEYPKVIEKIVSFIRGKVDEAGVDGVVIGISGGIDSATVAYLAARALGKERVLGLAMPYYENRDVEDARLVCESLGIECRVINIKPIVDSFIQGLGFEPDRKSMGNIMARTRMVLLYAHANQMNRLVLGTSNRSEFLTGYFTKWGDGASDYAPLINLYKTEVWEIAKLLGVPRRIIEKKPTAGLWEGQTDEDELGISYRLLDEILWRLVDLKMPKNKIAEELGIGIERVEHVERLVKSSEHKRHLPPGPTF, from the coding sequence ATGAGGGGGCTTGAGTACCCGAAAGTCATTGAGAAGATAGTCTCCTTCATCCGCGGGAAGGTGGACGAGGCAGGTGTGGATGGTGTAGTCATTGGAATAAGTGGCGGAATCGACAGCGCCACCGTCGCCTACCTTGCGGCCAGAGCGCTCGGGAAGGAGCGGGTTCTTGGCCTGGCAATGCCCTATTATGAGAACCGCGACGTTGAAGATGCGAGGCTCGTCTGTGAGAGCCTTGGAATAGAGTGCAGGGTGATAAACATAAAACCCATCGTCGATTCCTTCATCCAGGGCCTCGGCTTCGAGCCCGACAGGAAGAGCATGGGCAACATAATGGCAAGAACGAGGATGGTTTTGCTCTATGCCCACGCCAACCAAATGAACCGTCTGGTTTTGGGCACGAGCAACAGGAGCGAGTTCTTAACGGGTTACTTCACAAAGTGGGGCGACGGTGCCAGCGACTACGCGCCGCTTATAAACCTCTACAAGACCGAAGTGTGGGAGATCGCAAAGCTCCTGGGCGTTCCCCGGAGGATAATCGAGAAGAAGCCAACCGCTGGCCTCTGGGAAGGCCAGACCGACGAGGACGAGCTGGGAATAAGCTACCGCCTGCTGGATGAGATACTCTGGCGTCTCGTTGACCTCAAGATGCCAAAGAACAAAATCGCGGAAGAACTTGGGATCGGCATCGAGAGAGTTGAACACGTTGAGCGGCTCGTTAAATCGAGCGAGCACAAGCGCCACCTGCCCCCGGGGCCGACCTTCTGA
- the glnA gene encoding type I glutamate--ammonia ligase has translation MNESAKLVGVETKGLRFLQLIFVDINGTPKGMEVPIVRYEEAVEEGISFDGSSVPGFQGIEDSDLIFKADPGTYAEVPWEGVARVYGYIYKDGKPYWADPRGILKKTLEKLEKEGFKAYIGPEPEFYLFKKNGTWELHLPDSGGYFDIVTLDRARELRREIALYMPSLGLVPEVLHHEVGRAQQEIDFRYDEALRTADNVVSFKYIVKSIAEMHGLHATFMPKPLYGFPGNGMHLHISLWKDGKNAFIGEDGLSETALHFMAGILKHAKALTALTNPTVNSYKRLVPGYEAPVYISWGYRNRSALIRIPAFRGDGARIEYRCPDPGANPYLAFSAVLLAGLDGIKKRLEPEAYVETNVYEMSEEARAKLGIETLPGSLGEALEELKKDKVVRTALGDAYENFVTYKTGEWDEYVSYLEANKLPLETKKVTEWELERYFYI, from the coding sequence ATGAACGAGAGTGCAAAACTCGTCGGAGTTGAAACGAAGGGCCTCAGATTCCTCCAGCTCATATTCGTGGATATAAACGGCACCCCGAAGGGGATGGAGGTTCCAATAGTGAGGTATGAAGAGGCCGTTGAAGAGGGGATTTCCTTTGATGGCTCTTCAGTACCGGGTTTCCAGGGGATAGAGGACAGCGACCTCATTTTCAAAGCCGACCCCGGCACGTACGCGGAGGTCCCCTGGGAAGGGGTAGCAAGGGTCTACGGCTACATCTACAAGGACGGAAAACCCTACTGGGCCGACCCAAGAGGAATTTTAAAGAAAACCCTTGAGAAACTTGAAAAGGAGGGCTTTAAGGCTTACATAGGGCCCGAGCCAGAGTTTTACCTTTTCAAGAAAAACGGAACCTGGGAGCTCCACCTCCCCGACAGCGGTGGCTACTTCGACATAGTTACGCTCGACAGGGCCAGGGAATTGAGAAGGGAGATAGCACTTTACATGCCCTCCCTCGGCCTCGTTCCAGAAGTGCTCCACCACGAGGTGGGAAGAGCCCAGCAAGAGATTGACTTCCGCTATGATGAGGCCCTCAGGACGGCTGACAATGTGGTGAGCTTTAAGTACATCGTCAAGTCCATAGCGGAGATGCATGGGTTACACGCCACCTTTATGCCAAAGCCCCTCTACGGATTTCCAGGCAACGGGATGCACCTTCATATAAGCCTCTGGAAAGACGGGAAGAACGCTTTCATCGGGGAAGACGGGCTCAGCGAGACGGCACTGCACTTCATGGCGGGGATCCTGAAACATGCGAAGGCTTTAACGGCGCTCACAAACCCGACTGTGAACAGCTACAAGCGCCTGGTTCCAGGTTATGAGGCACCGGTTTACATAAGCTGGGGCTACAGGAACAGGAGTGCGCTGATCCGCATCCCAGCTTTCCGTGGTGATGGAGCGAGAATAGAGTACCGCTGTCCTGACCCGGGCGCCAACCCATACTTAGCGTTCTCCGCGGTACTCTTAGCTGGACTGGACGGCATTAAGAAGAGGCTAGAGCCGGAAGCATACGTAGAAACCAACGTCTACGAAATGAGTGAGGAAGCTAGGGCAAAGCTCGGCATCGAGACCCTCCCCGGAAGCCTCGGAGAAGCACTGGAAGAGCTGAAGAAAGACAAAGTCGTCAGGACTGCCCTCGGGGACGCCTATGAAAACTTTGTCACATACAAGACAGGGGAATGGGACGAGTACGTTTCATACCTCGAGGCAAACAAGCTTCCACTGGAGACCAAAAAGGTGACTGAATGGGAACTCGAGAGATATTTCTACATCTAA